CGAGCTTATCCTGCGCTTTATGAACGGCTTCGTCGAAATCTCCGGCCGGTACGGGTTTCAGACGATTATTTATACCACCGGCGGGGATAGGCAAAAGGAGCTGCAGGCCTTCGAGGATCTCAAAAGAAAAAGAGTCGACGCCCTGCTCATTCTGACCTCCGTGAACGATACGAATGTCATTTCTTCCTACTGCAAATATGGGCCGATTGTGTCGTGGCAGCGCATGGACCATCCTGAAATACCGTCAGTCGCTATGAATCAATATGACGGTTATGCCCTCGCCCTGGAGCATTTGATTGAGCGGGGCTATAGGCGTATCGCCAATGCATTCGGCCGCCCCAGCAGCATCAATACCCGAAGCAGACGGTTTGCCTATGAGCAAATCATGGACAAGTATAGTCTTCCTGTGCATGAGAAATGGTATTACTCCTCTATTTACAGAATCCGTGACGGCGAGCGGGTGGTGCGGTCCCTGATGGGCGGAACGGACCGGCCGGATGCGATTCTGTGCTCCAATGATTTGGCGGCGGCGGGCGTCCTCAGCGAAGCGCGCAGACAGAGACTGGACGTGCCCGGGGATCTGGCCATCGTCGGTTTTGATAATTCGGAGCTGTCGCGGACACTCGGCATCACGACCGTCCGGAATCCGATTGCGGGCCAGGCAGAGAACGCTTTTCTACTGCTGGCTCCTGCGCTGCTCGGGCGAAATCCGCAGCTCCAGCCGCTCTCGTTCAGCCTGGTGAAACGGGAGACTACATAGTTATTTATACCCATTATCTCTGTGCCAACCGGTTAAAAAGGACCATTCCTTTTTTAAAGACTAACAAAACATCATAGCCGGGCCGATACTACTATTGAACTGCTGTAAAGAATTATATAGGTTGTATCGGCTATCATCGTCCCAAACAAAACACACCTATTCTCCTACCTTTCTCTTCCCTCCCGCCTATGCAGCCGCAGCCGTTTTAATATAAATTTGCCGTCTGCTGCGCTGGTCCCAGTTTCAAGCCTTTTGCATTATTCAGCTTTACCCATTGTGACAAAGGCAAACTTGCCGAAAGGCAAGGACGCAAAGCCATAGGGCCTTCTTCGTCTCCACATCCGGAGAACGAGGGTGGCAGCCGTGCTGCCGGAAAAAAAGAATGTCTTCGAAGCTGCGCCCGTTACGGAGCGCGGCAGTCAGGCGTTCCGGGGGAAGAGCTTTTTGAACGATTGCCACCGTTTGAACGATTGCCTCGTTTGTGAAAAGTTGTTCCTCCTCCGCCCAAACCGGGCGCTGGTTTGCTTACCCGAGCAAATCGGCGGCGTTAAGGGGTATATTGAACCGGAGGAGAACTTGCTATGATGACCCAACGCAAAAAAAATGATCGACCCGTCCCCGAATTACGTGGAAAGAACGCAAGAAAGGCTTCACATTCCCGCTTCCTCGCCAAAGGCATCGCCGCGCTCATGGCGCTGGGGATCGCCATCGGCAGCCCGTCCATCCCGGCCGTCAAGGCCTTCGCCGATCAGCAGACGGCCGGCTCCGCGCCTGTTACTGTTGCACAAGACGTTTACGGCAATCCTGCAGCCGCCATGCAGCCGGAGTCCGTCCCCGCTGGAACGCTCTGGACCATCGGCACTCATGACGGAAGCTCCGCCGAATTTTCCGATTTCAAAGCCATGACCGCTTCTTACGCCGTCTATTCGCCGGATGCCGAACCAAGCACAAGCGGCTGGAAGTCGTTCCCGAAAGGCATGAAGGCCAGCGTTAACAAAACGCTCAGCATCGATTACTCGCTGAACACCCTGCCTGCTTACGGCCTGGAATTCGACGTGCACATCCTGAATGCCTATATATCCGTTCCCCAGATGGCGGTCTATTCGAACG
This region of Paenibacillus sp. URB8-2 genomic DNA includes:
- a CDS encoding LacI family DNA-binding transcriptional regulator, which produces MSTLDEIAKLSGFSKTTVSRVLNHSPHVSPETREKILAIMKEMDYVPNRNAISLSKGQTQQIGMITMDLSELILRFMNGFVEISGRYGFQTIIYTTGGDRQKELQAFEDLKRKRVDALLILTSVNDTNVISSYCKYGPIVSWQRMDHPEIPSVAMNQYDGYALALEHLIERGYRRIANAFGRPSSINTRSRRFAYEQIMDKYSLPVHEKWYYSSIYRIRDGERVVRSLMGGTDRPDAILCSNDLAAAGVLSEARRQRLDVPGDLAIVGFDNSELSRTLGITTVRNPIAGQAENAFLLLAPALLGRNPQLQPLSFSLVKRETT